DNA from bacterium:
TCAAGGCGTTCTTGAAGACGAACCTTTTCAATCTCCAGATAGCATTGAAGAAACTCGAGTTCTTTACTCAAAGGAACCTGATTCTCTCCGGAATTCTGCAGGGTCATGCGCAAAAAATCTCCCAGCCGCACAACAAGCTCATCAGCCGCGCGAATATCACGATGGATCAACTCCGAAAGAGAATGCAGTGTGTTGAACAGAAAATGGGGATGCACCTGCATTTTCAAGGCTTTCAGCTGCGCTTGAACTAGTTGCACCTGTAAGTCGGATGCCCGCTGTTCTTCTTTCTTATATCTTAGGTGCGCTTCCCATCCATGGCTGGCAACGACGATCGTTGCGAACAGAAAAATTCTCCACGTGATGCGCGAAAAGAAGTTTGCCTGAAGCGCTTCCGTAAAACTGCCGTACGGCTCCGCAAAGATTCGCAAAACCAGCCAATCCAGAATCACATTTAGAACCAGATGAAGCAATGAAAATAGCACCGCTGCTAGGACATACAGCGCCAGGTGATGCGCTTTGCGTTTTCCAACAAGCGGAAATCGTTTCACAAATGAAAAAATGGAAGGGGCCAGGATTCCCCAAAGGGCCCAGCTTATTCCTTCCCAGGCTATAAGACCGAGCCACCAGGGGCGATTTCCGCGTAAGGCATACGCGAGATAGCCCTGAAACGCGAAGCACACGACCAGCAGAAGCCAGAGTAGCGCGTATAGAGCCCATTTTTTCATTCTCTGACCCGCCATGAAATTTCATTGTACGTCACCGCCGGTCTGATGGCATTTGAAACTGAGCGTCTTCCACCGGCACGTTCAGAAGAATTTCAGTGAAATTACGGATTCCGCCGATCCATGGATCCACATATTCCGACCGCAGGGTATACGGAATGCGAGCGCCATTTAGCTCTTTGTAGTTTTCATAATGGATCTGCTCAGGAATCGACCCGACCGGCGAAAGCGTGTATCGCTTTCTCCCCAGCAGCAAATGAGTTTCAGCATCAAAGTAGAAAAATTCGGAAACGTCATTAGAATGCTTGTACTCCAACGAGATTGCAGATCGATCGTTTATCGTTCGTTTCGTAACCGCCACCGGTTTAAAAGAAGGTAACTCCGGAAGAAGCTGCAAAGAATGAATCGTGTCACGGACCATGGCCAGCTCCCGCTCGGCCATGATGCGCGTTTCCAAACCTTCCTGTGCCCATCCTTCCGCTCCGTTGAGAACGTACATCGATACTCCATCTTCCAGAGTTTTCTTCAAAAGCCATTTATCCGGAGCCTTATAGTACACCTCGTACGGGACGACTTTTCTTTTCCAGGTTTCGTCCGTGGTACCTTTCATCACGATAGACCGGGCATTGCGAGTTGCGGCACCGGCTGCTCCACCTGTGGCCTGAGCGTATCGATCTAAAATCTGGCTTGCATCCATTTCGGCAATCTGGGGTGCGTGAATCGGAGTCGGATAAGGTGGCGTTGACTGCGGTAAAGGAGGAGTTCCATTCGGACGAATCCGGCCTTGATGACACGTAAAACAGGAAACAAGCGGTTCCTCCTTGAAATTTGATTTATTGATTTCCGTAACCATACTGATCATCTGCCGCGCTTTGATTTTCGTAGCCTTGGCGTCGCTTCCAAAATCCCATCCATCCTTACCGACAAAATGGCAATAATCACAATGAACTCCAAGAGAAGCTCTCATGAAATTCATTGTTCGAGTGAGTTCCGCGTCTGAAAGTTTTGTGAATAGATGGACGTTTTTGAACCCCTTATCCGATTTTTTGTCATCAGTCATACCGTGTCTGTTGAGAACCATAAGAATCAGGATCATTCCAAGCAAGACTTTGTACATAGGTTGCCTCCGCATTTTCACAGCTTAGAAGGAAGTCCTCAGATCAAGCAACCAGAATGGAACGAGGCGTATAAAAAGCCGACCGGATGGCAGAAAACAGTAATGAACTACAACGGTAAGAATTAGTAGCGCGGACGTCCGCGACATTGATTAGAACGCGCTAACGGCCAAATTGAAGAAATGATATATAACAGTGGAGGCGCCGTGAATAAATTCATCAGTTATTTAACATCAAGCTGAAACTATTTCCTGAACCGTTGAATTCGAACCATGCCTGAATTGCCAGACATCGTTGTTTATATAGAAGCGTTGGAGAAGCGGATACTTGGCGAAACGCTTGAAGACATCCGCATCGTTAGTCCATTTCTGCTCCGCACAGCAACACCACCCGTGAGCAGTGTTGTGGGAAAGAAGGTTGGGCAACTTCGCAGAATTGGAAAACGCATTTGCATCGGTCTCGAAAACGATCTCTGGTTAGTATTGCATTTGATGATCGCCGGACGTTTGCACTGGCGCGAGCGCGGAGCAGAGATTTCGCCGCAACGCAATTTTGCCGCGTTTGATTTTCCAGCAGGGTCTCTTCTTTGGAGTGAAGCGGGTTCTAAGAAGCGCGCTTCGCTTCATGTGATTGCTGGAGAAGCGGGTCTTCGCGCACTGGATCCAGGAGGGCTGGAGGTCCTGCAGTGCAGCTTCGAACAATTTTCAAACGTTTTTCAATCAGAGAATCACACGCTTAAGCGCTCTCTCACCGATCCTCAATTATTCAGCGGGATCGGCAATGCTTATTCAGATGAGATTTTATTTGAGGCCAGGCTCTCACCGATCGCAATGACACAAAAGCTCACAGTTGAGGAAATACATCGATTGTTCCAGGCAATGCGCGTGACGCTCACTCAGTGGATTGACCGGCTCCGCGAGCAATACCGTGACAAATTTCCGGAAAAAGTGACGGCCTTTCGCCCCGAAATGGCGGTTCATGGCCGCTTCAAACAACCTTGCCCGCGTTGCAAAACTACAATCCAACGGATCCGCTACGCTTCGAACGAAACAAACTATTGTCCCTCTTGCCAGACCGGGGGCCGGCTTCTCGCAGATCGCGCTTTATCGCGCCTCTTAAAAGAAGACTGGCCAAAATCGATCGAAGACCTGGAACTTCGAAACACGAAACAAAAGTGAATTCCTTGATTCCACGTCTTGAGGATAAGCTCTGAGCTTTGCATTTCTGCA
Protein-coding regions in this window:
- a CDS encoding histidine kinase encodes the protein MKKWALYALLWLLLVVCFAFQGYLAYALRGNRPWWLGLIAWEGISWALWGILAPSIFSFVKRFPLVGKRKAHHLALYVLAAVLFSLLHLVLNVILDWLVLRIFAEPYGSFTEALQANFFSRITWRIFLFATIVVASHGWEAHLRYKKEEQRASDLQVQLVQAQLKALKMQVHPHFLFNTLHSLSELIHRDIRAADELVVRLGDFLRMTLQNSGENQVPLSKELEFLQCYLEIEKVRLQERLEVLFDVDSAALNVLVPNLLLQPIVENAIRHGIAPRSAPGKVEIKAVRVDSMLRIEVRDNGPGYPEWKGPESCFKKVWGFPTHAKDWKRCMERINTCVLKTHRQGVSSCLWKFPWKVERVRSYDSCHCCRG
- a CDS encoding c-type cytochrome, yielding MYKVLLGMILILMVLNRHGMTDDKKSDKGFKNVHLFTKLSDAELTRTMNFMRASLGVHCDYCHFVGKDGWDFGSDAKATKIKARQMISMVTEINKSNFKEEPLVSCFTCHQGRIRPNGTPPLPQSTPPYPTPIHAPQIAEMDASQILDRYAQATGGAAGAATRNARSIVMKGTTDETWKRKVVPYEVYYKAPDKWLLKKTLEDGVSMYVLNGAEGWAQEGLETRIMAERELAMVRDTIHSLQLLPELPSFKPVAVTKRTINDRSAISLEYKHSNDVSEFFYFDAETHLLLGRKRYTLSPVGSIPEQIHYENYKELNGARIPYTLRSEYVDPWIGGIRNFTEILLNVPVEDAQFQMPSDRR
- a CDS encoding formamidopyrimidine-DNA glycosylase; amino-acid sequence: MPELPDIVVYIEALEKRILGETLEDIRIVSPFLLRTATPPVSSVVGKKVGQLRRIGKRICIGLENDLWLVLHLMIAGRLHWRERGAEISPQRNFAAFDFPAGSLLWSEAGSKKRASLHVIAGEAGLRALDPGGLEVLQCSFEQFSNVFQSENHTLKRSLTDPQLFSGIGNAYSDEILFEARLSPIAMTQKLTVEEIHRLFQAMRVTLTQWIDRLREQYRDKFPEKVTAFRPEMAVHGRFKQPCPRCKTTIQRIRYASNETNYCPSCQTGGRLLADRALSRLLKEDWPKSIEDLELRNTKQK